In the genome of Nocardia sp. NBC_00416, one region contains:
- a CDS encoding MBL fold metallo-hydrolase, protein MAVTGCASSAGDEAVASPTGGSAPDLSPVYDGSSKFVTLGTGAGGLPQVDRSQPANLLVTKDRHILVDAGAGAVNQLGKMSIPPSTIDTVVISHLHFDHTGGLFALLGLRLQVPGPEALTIYGPPGTKAMVDGLLAAVAPATRLFNARSQDFASGGEPANGVSVVEISDGGTVDIGAAKLTAAQNTHYSFPEGSSELVENVSLSYRFDLPDRSIGFTGDTGPSEKMTKLVAGVDLLVTEVIDADASLAVVTGQRPDLTEAGKKSVYQHFVDEHLTPAEIGRIAQAGKPGMVMLSHNALSGGSEEDAIAAIAQSYSGPVTVAKDLEVF, encoded by the coding sequence ATGGCGGTCACCGGATGTGCAAGCTCCGCGGGCGACGAGGCAGTCGCGTCGCCGACCGGTGGCTCGGCGCCGGACCTGTCCCCGGTCTACGACGGGTCTTCGAAGTTCGTCACCCTCGGAACCGGCGCCGGCGGTCTTCCGCAAGTCGATCGCTCGCAGCCGGCGAACCTGCTGGTGACCAAGGACCGCCACATCCTGGTCGATGCAGGTGCCGGAGCCGTGAACCAGCTCGGGAAGATGAGCATTCCGCCGAGCACGATCGACACCGTGGTCATCAGCCACCTCCACTTCGACCACACCGGCGGGCTGTTTGCCCTCTTGGGCCTGCGACTACAGGTCCCCGGCCCGGAAGCACTGACGATTTACGGACCGCCCGGCACGAAGGCGATGGTCGACGGGCTCCTCGCCGCCGTGGCGCCGGCGACCAGGCTGTTCAACGCCAGGAGTCAGGATTTCGCTTCCGGAGGCGAACCCGCCAACGGCGTCTCGGTGGTGGAGATTTCCGACGGCGGCACCGTGGACATCGGTGCCGCGAAGCTGACTGCCGCACAGAACACCCACTACAGCTTCCCGGAGGGAAGCAGCGAGCTCGTCGAGAACGTGTCGCTCTCGTACCGCTTCGACCTGCCGGACCGATCGATCGGTTTCACCGGAGATACCGGGCCGAGCGAGAAGATGACGAAGCTGGTCGCGGGAGTCGACCTGCTCGTGACGGAGGTGATCGACGCCGACGCGTCCCTGGCTGTTGTCACCGGGCAGCGGCCCGACCTGACCGAAGCCGGGAAGAAGAGTGTGTACCAGCACTTCGTTGACGAACATCTGACGCCGGCGGAGATCGGGCGCATAGCCCAAGCCGGAAAGCCCGGCATGGTGATGTTGAGCCACAACGCGCTCAGCGGGGGGAGCGAGGAAGACGCGATCGCTGCGATCGCACAGTCCTACAGCGGCCCCGTGACCGTGGCGAAAGACCTCGAGGTCTTTTGA
- a CDS encoding NAD(P)-binding protein, with protein MHTRITLIGGGIAGLTAAIACAEAGIPVHLHEAHQTLGGRSRATAAPYVAHEGAHVFYADGPHYTWLKKRGFVAGFGWPGPTAAGKVAFRADGRLRRTPPAAVLRAQRRDPPHGRTVNNPDPSWSRGNNER; from the coding sequence ATGCATACCCGAATCACCCTGATCGGCGGCGGAATCGCCGGTCTCACCGCAGCCATCGCCTGCGCCGAGGCCGGTATACCGGTGCACCTACACGAAGCCCACCAGACCCTCGGCGGCCGCAGCCGGGCTACAGCCGCACCCTATGTCGCACATGAGGGCGCCCACGTCTTCTACGCCGACGGACCGCATTACACCTGGCTGAAGAAGCGCGGCTTCGTGGCGGGGTTCGGATGGCCCGGTCCCACCGCCGCCGGTAAGGTCGCCTTCCGCGCCGACGGTCGGCTGCGGCGAACCCCTCCGGCCGCTGTCTTGCGCGCACAGCGCCGCGACCCGCCGCACGGAAGAACAGTGAACAACCCGGACCCGAGCTGGTCCCGAGGGAACAATGAACGGTAG
- a CDS encoding NAD(P)-dependent oxidoreductase, whose protein sequence is MRITVFGANGPTGRLLTDQALAAGHQVAAVTRQPESFPLHHDRLEVVGADVLDPVAVDAVVAEREAVLSTLGVPAGKEPITTYSHGMANIVAAMQRHRVRRLAVVSSTGVDPHQYSEGGFLFNRVLLPYVTRVLGKTLYDDMRRMETLIGASDLEWTIVRPSGLYDRLEITDYTLVQGHADGRFTSRADLAASMLALLDDDRYLHTTVGVITSTDNPTLFQWIRGQALTKS, encoded by the coding sequence ATGCGCATCACAGTCTTCGGAGCCAACGGACCCACCGGCCGCCTGCTCACCGACCAGGCGCTCGCCGCCGGACATCAGGTCGCCGCGGTCACCCGGCAACCGGAATCGTTCCCTCTGCACCATGATCGACTCGAAGTGGTCGGCGCCGATGTGCTCGATCCGGTCGCTGTCGACGCCGTCGTAGCGGAGCGCGAGGCGGTGCTCTCGACGCTCGGGGTGCCCGCCGGCAAGGAACCGATCACCACGTACTCACATGGCATGGCCAATATCGTCGCAGCGATGCAACGACATCGAGTGCGGCGGCTCGCCGTGGTCAGCTCGACGGGAGTCGACCCACACCAGTACTCCGAGGGTGGGTTCCTGTTCAACCGAGTACTGCTGCCGTACGTGACCCGAGTGCTGGGCAAAACACTGTACGACGATATGCGGCGAATGGAAACGCTGATCGGCGCCAGCGATCTGGAATGGACGATAGTCCGCCCGAGCGGCCTCTACGACCGGCTGGAGATCACCGACTACACCCTTGTCCAGGGCCACGCCGACGGCCGGTTCACCTCCCGCGCCGATCTGGCCGCGAGCATGCTCGCCCTGCTCGACGACGACCGCTACCTGCACACAACCGTCGGTGTCATCACCAGCACCGACAACCCCACTCTGTTCCAGTGGATCCGTGGCCAAGCACTCACCAAGAGCTGA
- a CDS encoding acetoacetate--CoA ligase: MAVPIWTPNPRDIATADISRFTEFVAAEHDVRLATYRDLHRWSVDNLGEFWQAVWDFFDIRSTTNPGASLTDPRMPGTTWFPDARINYAEHLLRARDPDTVAVVDAREPGAATTLVTWGELRRQVAALAYTLRSHGVGPGDRVAGYLPNCAEAVVAFLASASLGAVWACCGQDYAVPAARSRLGQLEPVALITADGYRFNGAARDKSVDATRLRASLPSVRVAIAVDRIGSGIAAMTPWSEATAGEHEFETRPVPFDHPLWVVFSSGTTGVPKGIVHGHGGVLLEQLKTSALHLDLGATDTFFWFTTPSWMMWNSLVGGLLTGARIVCYDGSPTHPEADALWDLVDRFDVTVFGTSPGYLLGCRKDAPGLRRARSLDALRCVGVTGATLPAATAEWLAHELGPRVRIASTSGGTDVVSGFVGGAPTLPVYAEEIPGPCLGVAVDAYDPGGNSLTGQVGELVVTAPMPSMPLRFWNDPEGTRYRETYFTMFPGVWRQGDWITRTDTGGVVMHGRSDSTLNRHGVRMGSSDIYDVVENLPEIAEALVLGVEEPGGGYWMPLFVVPAPGVVVDDRLRARITDAIRRDASPRHVPDEIIAAPGIPHTRTGKKLEVPLKRIMQGAQPGDVIDPASVDDPELVDWYVRLVTDRGRSGPAPSNSGSARTTEYAQETR; the protein is encoded by the coding sequence ATGGCCGTCCCCATCTGGACGCCGAACCCCAGAGATATCGCCACAGCCGATATCTCACGATTCACCGAATTCGTAGCGGCCGAGCACGATGTGCGGTTGGCGACGTATCGGGATCTGCATCGCTGGTCGGTGGACAACCTCGGTGAGTTCTGGCAGGCGGTCTGGGATTTCTTCGATATCCGATCCACGACGAACCCCGGCGCGTCGCTGACCGATCCGCGGATGCCCGGAACCACGTGGTTCCCGGACGCGCGGATCAATTACGCCGAACACCTGCTGCGCGCACGTGATCCGGACACGGTCGCTGTCGTCGACGCTCGCGAACCCGGCGCGGCCACCACGTTGGTGACCTGGGGTGAATTGCGCCGGCAGGTCGCAGCGCTGGCGTATACGCTGCGTTCGCACGGTGTCGGGCCCGGTGACCGGGTCGCCGGGTATCTGCCCAACTGTGCCGAGGCGGTCGTGGCGTTTCTCGCCTCTGCCTCGCTGGGTGCGGTGTGGGCCTGCTGTGGGCAGGACTATGCGGTCCCTGCCGCGCGGTCGCGGCTCGGGCAACTCGAACCGGTCGCGTTGATCACCGCCGATGGTTACCGGTTCAACGGTGCGGCGCGGGACAAGTCCGTCGACGCGACCCGTTTACGCGCGTCGCTGCCGAGTGTGCGGGTGGCGATCGCGGTGGACCGCATCGGGTCCGGTATCGCGGCGATGACCCCGTGGTCGGAGGCCACCGCCGGAGAGCACGAGTTCGAGACGCGACCGGTGCCGTTCGACCATCCGCTATGGGTGGTGTTCTCCTCCGGGACCACTGGTGTCCCGAAAGGTATCGTGCACGGGCACGGCGGCGTGCTGCTCGAACAGCTGAAAACCAGCGCTCTGCATCTCGATCTCGGTGCGACGGACACGTTCTTCTGGTTCACCACACCGAGCTGGATGATGTGGAACAGTCTGGTCGGCGGTCTGCTGACCGGGGCGCGGATCGTCTGCTACGACGGCAGCCCCACCCATCCGGAGGCCGACGCATTGTGGGATCTCGTGGACCGGTTCGACGTCACTGTGTTCGGCACCAGCCCCGGCTACCTGCTCGGCTGCCGCAAAGATGCTCCCGGCCTGCGCCGCGCCCGGTCGCTGGACGCGTTGCGCTGCGTCGGGGTTACCGGGGCCACGTTGCCTGCCGCCACCGCCGAATGGCTCGCGCACGAACTGGGTCCGCGGGTGCGCATCGCCTCGACCAGCGGCGGCACCGACGTCGTCAGCGGATTCGTCGGCGGCGCGCCGACGCTCCCGGTGTACGCCGAGGAGATCCCGGGCCCGTGCCTCGGCGTAGCAGTGGACGCCTACGACCCCGGCGGCAACTCACTGACGGGGCAGGTCGGCGAGTTGGTCGTCACCGCCCCGATGCCGTCGATGCCATTGCGGTTCTGGAACGACCCCGAGGGGACGCGCTACCGCGAAACCTATTTCACGATGTTTCCGGGGGTGTGGCGACAGGGTGACTGGATCACCCGCACAGACACCGGCGGTGTGGTGATGCACGGCCGTTCCGATTCCACGCTCAACCGGCACGGAGTCCGAATGGGCAGCTCGGATATCTACGACGTCGTGGAAAACCTGCCCGAGATCGCCGAAGCTCTCGTCCTGGGGGTCGAGGAACCGGGTGGCGGATATTGGATGCCGCTGTTCGTCGTCCCGGCACCCGGTGTCGTCGTCGACGATCGTCTACGGGCCCGCATCACCGATGCGATCCGCCGCGATGCCTCACCGCGCCATGTTCCCGACGAGATCATTGCCGCGCCCGGCATACCGCATACGCGCACCGGTAAGAAACTCGAGGTCCCGCTCAAACGGATCATGCAGGGCGCACAGCCGGGGGATGTGATCGATCCGGCCTCGGTGGACGACCCCGAACTCGTCGACTGGTACGTCCGCCTCGTCACCGACCGCGGCAGATCAGGGCCTGCCCCTTCGAATTCCGGCTCCGCCCGGACGACCGAATATGCCCAGGAGACACGATGA
- a CDS encoding RNA polymerase sigma-70 factor codes for MSTERGDPATEVFVAHRNLLFTVAYEMLGSAADAEDVLQETWMQWAAIDLGTVRDQRALLAKITTRQAIRRLRTLGRRRESYVGPWLPEPLLTTPDVAEDVELAENVSMAMLLVLETLTPTERAVFVLREVFDLAYDEIAEAVNKSPVAVRQIAHRARAHVAARRPRGAVSPVEARQALRAFQRAVETGDMQGLLDTLAPDVVFLGDGGGVKQATLRPIVGVDRVVRVLSGGTGWLGGAASAEPAQVNGCPALIIRLDGQVDGVVAVRIDDGLVTGLYYVRNPHKLSRMQRATALDR; via the coding sequence ATGAGCACCGAACGCGGAGACCCTGCCACCGAGGTTTTCGTCGCCCACCGCAACCTGCTGTTCACCGTCGCTTACGAGATGCTCGGTTCGGCCGCCGACGCCGAGGACGTCCTGCAGGAGACCTGGATGCAGTGGGCAGCCATCGACCTCGGCACGGTGCGGGATCAACGCGCTCTGCTGGCAAAGATCACCACTCGGCAGGCGATCCGGCGGCTGCGCACACTCGGGCGCCGCCGGGAGTCCTACGTCGGCCCGTGGCTACCCGAGCCGCTTCTCACCACACCTGACGTGGCCGAAGATGTGGAGCTGGCCGAGAACGTCTCGATGGCGATGCTTCTGGTGCTGGAAACACTCACTCCGACCGAGCGGGCGGTCTTCGTGCTACGCGAGGTGTTCGACCTGGCCTACGACGAGATCGCCGAAGCCGTGAACAAGAGTCCGGTCGCGGTCCGGCAGATCGCCCACCGGGCCCGCGCTCACGTCGCTGCTCGCCGGCCGCGTGGAGCCGTGTCGCCGGTCGAGGCCCGACAAGCGCTCAGGGCGTTTCAACGAGCGGTCGAGACCGGCGATATGCAGGGCCTGCTCGATACTCTGGCGCCGGATGTCGTGTTCTTGGGAGATGGCGGCGGAGTCAAGCAGGCGACGCTGCGGCCCATCGTGGGCGTCGACCGAGTGGTCCGCGTGTTGAGCGGCGGCACGGGCTGGCTGGGCGGCGCCGCATCGGCCGAGCCGGCGCAGGTCAACGGCTGTCCCGCGCTGATCATCCGACTCGACGGGCAGGTCGACGGCGTTGTGGCGGTGCGGATCGATGACGGCCTGGTCACCGGGCTCTACTACGTGCGCAACCCCCACAAGCTCTCGCGTATGCAACGCGCAACCGCTCTCGACCGTTGA
- a CDS encoding ATP-binding protein has product MSPRNLLPRHAAAAIEAALTDTRVVLVNGARQAGKSTLVRHIAGQSDAEWRDLDRPRDREAALADPEGFVDAGTPLIIDEIQRAPELLLSIKVAVDSDPQPGRFLLTGSSRLLGLRGLPDTLPGRMETIELWPFSQGEIDGTTDGFIDAVFRDGPALRHTSQILRTDYADRIVRGGLPEAVMRTDPRRRTRFFDNYVQNLIERDIRQLSEIERVPQLKALLRLLAARSGTTVSANGLASELELSRPTIQRYLTLLDEVYLIKQIPGWSRNIGTRVTSMPKLAFVDSGIAARLLTTDAHALRRPEGPFGPLLEGFVTSELARQLTWSETEADLYHYRDHNKVEVDIILEDAHGRVVGIEVKASNTVRGNDFHGLRRLADRLGDDFVVGIVLYTGTDTLPFGPQFRAMPVGALWETGTS; this is encoded by the coding sequence GTGTCCCCTCGAAATCTGCTGCCCAGACATGCTGCCGCGGCCATCGAAGCCGCTCTGACCGACACGCGCGTGGTACTGGTCAACGGAGCACGGCAAGCCGGCAAGAGCACGCTGGTCCGACACATCGCCGGCCAGTCCGATGCGGAATGGCGCGACCTGGACCGGCCGCGGGACCGCGAAGCAGCGCTAGCCGATCCCGAGGGGTTCGTCGACGCCGGGACGCCCCTGATCATCGATGAGATCCAGCGGGCACCCGAGCTCCTGCTCTCCATCAAGGTGGCCGTCGATTCCGATCCCCAGCCAGGTCGGTTCCTGCTGACGGGATCGTCCCGGCTCCTCGGGCTGCGGGGTCTGCCCGACACTCTGCCCGGGCGTATGGAGACCATCGAGCTGTGGCCGTTCTCCCAGGGAGAGATCGACGGAACCACGGATGGGTTCATCGATGCAGTGTTCCGCGACGGACCAGCACTGCGCCACACTTCGCAGATCCTACGAACCGATTACGCCGACCGAATCGTCCGCGGCGGGCTACCCGAGGCCGTGATGCGTACCGACCCCCGGCGCCGGACCCGGTTCTTCGACAACTACGTGCAGAATCTGATCGAGCGCGATATTCGGCAGCTCTCCGAGATCGAGCGTGTACCACAGCTGAAGGCGCTGCTACGTCTACTCGCTGCCCGCTCCGGAACGACGGTCTCGGCCAACGGACTGGCGAGCGAACTCGAACTGTCACGCCCGACAATCCAGCGCTATCTCACCCTGCTCGACGAGGTCTATCTGATCAAACAGATACCTGGATGGTCCCGCAATATCGGCACCCGTGTCACATCCATGCCCAAGCTGGCGTTCGTCGACTCGGGGATCGCTGCCCGGCTACTCACCACCGACGCCCACGCACTCCGACGCCCGGAGGGCCCTTTCGGCCCACTCCTGGAGGGATTTGTCACCTCCGAGCTCGCCCGGCAGCTGACCTGGTCGGAGACAGAAGCCGACCTGTACCACTATCGCGACCACAACAAGGTCGAAGTAGACATCATCCTCGAAGATGCACACGGCCGGGTCGTGGGGATCGAGGTAAAGGCCTCCAACACCGTCCGAGGCAACGACTTCCACGGTTTGCGGCGGCTCGCCGACCGACTCGGAGACGACTTCGTGGTCGGAATCGTCCTCTACACCGGCACCGATACCCTGCCGTTCGGGCCTCAGTTCCGCGCTATGCCGGTCGGGGCACTGTGGGAGACCGGAACCAGCTGA
- a CDS encoding VOC family protein, whose amino-acid sequence MSLHRLTTITIGVPDPDTTADYYRDFGLTELGGYRFGTVDGGEQLRIARTPQRRLLRLGIGVHDPDDLARIGSQLDTLDIAYATDDSSLTVQDPNSSLTVVMEIAPEIVQQPAAWPVTNGPGRHDRRDERADGIGRTGPVRPRKLGHVVIGSLDQEASQRFFAEGLGFKISDTVPGLAAFMRCSTDHHNVLVQQAPLNFLHHTAWEVDDVDEVGRGASSMLEADPERHVWGLGRHHIGSNFFWYLKDPAGNFSEYYSDLDCVVDDALWKPEVVEGMKGLYNWGPPPPPSFLAPEDLAALMTGSHAPN is encoded by the coding sequence ATGAGCCTGCATCGACTGACCACGATCACTATCGGAGTACCCGACCCCGACACCACCGCCGACTATTACCGCGATTTCGGGCTCACCGAGCTGGGCGGATACCGCTTCGGCACGGTCGACGGCGGCGAGCAACTCCGTATCGCGCGCACACCACAGCGTAGGTTGCTGAGACTCGGTATCGGCGTGCACGACCCCGACGACCTGGCGCGGATCGGTAGTCAGCTCGACACGCTGGATATCGCCTACGCCACCGATGACAGCTCGCTGACTGTCCAGGATCCGAACTCGTCGCTGACGGTGGTGATGGAGATCGCCCCCGAGATCGTGCAGCAGCCCGCGGCGTGGCCGGTCACCAACGGACCCGGACGGCACGATCGCCGCGACGAGCGGGCCGACGGGATCGGCCGGACCGGTCCGGTCCGGCCCCGCAAACTCGGTCATGTCGTCATCGGCTCGCTCGATCAAGAGGCCAGTCAGCGATTCTTCGCCGAAGGGCTCGGATTCAAGATCAGCGATACCGTCCCCGGGCTGGCCGCCTTCATGCGCTGCTCCACCGACCACCACAACGTCCTGGTCCAGCAGGCACCGCTGAATTTCCTGCACCACACCGCCTGGGAAGTCGACGACGTCGACGAAGTCGGCCGGGGCGCGAGCTCGATGCTCGAAGCCGATCCGGAACGCCACGTATGGGGTTTGGGCCGCCATCACATCGGATCGAACTTCTTCTGGTACCTCAAAGACCCGGCCGGCAACTTCTCCGAGTACTACAGCGACCTGGACTGCGTCGTCGACGACGCATTGTGGAAACCCGAAGTCGTCGAAGGTATGAAGGGCCTCTACAACTGGGGTCCGCCACCGCCGCCGTCGTTCCTGGCGCCGGAAGATCTCGCCGCCCTCATGACCGGTTCCCACGCGCCGAACTGA
- a CDS encoding amidohydrolase family protein yields the protein MTTTIQNVYLPLSNTPNQAFDVRFADTIEAVAPAGTDRRAGEVIDGEGRFLLPGLIDTHVHLGSRDTLQAAARAGVTTMVDLGTHPDQLIDQLRAEAGVANFLSAGTAASAPGSTQIALMGFPAEGAVTGPGDAERYLAWRTAGGADLIKIIVEDPAATEVPALGVETIRALVEGAHARGLVTVAHVVTAAAFERGLDAGVDILTHAPLDRPLPDDTVQRLLESGTVVSPTLVMMRVMAHARLGDRAEAAIENATESVRKLLQAGVAVIAGTDANETPFAPVAHGSSLHDELSFLQAAGMTATEALRAATSHAASAVRLGDRGALDVGQRADLMLLDADPTADLAAARIPNQIWIGGSAVARAD from the coding sequence ATGACCACGACCATCCAGAACGTATATCTCCCGCTGAGCAATACTCCGAACCAGGCCTTCGATGTTCGCTTCGCAGACACGATCGAGGCGGTGGCGCCCGCGGGAACAGATCGGCGCGCCGGGGAAGTGATCGACGGCGAAGGGCGATTTCTGCTGCCGGGACTCATCGACACCCACGTCCACCTCGGCAGCCGCGACACCCTGCAGGCGGCGGCGCGTGCCGGGGTGACCACCATGGTCGACCTCGGCACCCATCCTGACCAGCTCATCGATCAGCTTCGCGCCGAGGCGGGCGTCGCGAACTTCCTCAGCGCCGGAACGGCGGCTTCGGCGCCCGGCAGCACCCAGATCGCCTTGATGGGCTTTCCTGCCGAAGGTGCAGTGACCGGACCCGGCGACGCCGAGCGTTATCTCGCTTGGCGCACCGCCGGCGGGGCCGACCTGATCAAGATCATCGTCGAGGACCCGGCCGCGACGGAGGTTCCTGCGCTCGGGGTGGAGACCATTCGAGCGTTGGTCGAGGGCGCCCACGCGCGTGGACTGGTGACCGTCGCGCACGTCGTCACCGCGGCAGCATTCGAACGTGGGCTCGACGCCGGAGTGGACATCCTCACCCACGCTCCGCTCGACCGTCCACTGCCCGATGACACCGTCCAACGCCTCCTGGAGTCCGGAACCGTCGTCTCCCCGACGCTGGTGATGATGCGCGTGATGGCTCACGCGCGTCTGGGTGACCGCGCCGAAGCCGCGATCGAGAACGCCACCGAAAGCGTCCGCAAGCTGCTGCAGGCGGGAGTCGCGGTGATCGCCGGCACCGACGCGAACGAGACTCCGTTCGCCCCTGTCGCGCATGGCAGTTCACTGCACGACGAGCTGAGCTTTCTCCAGGCTGCGGGGATGACCGCGACCGAGGCGCTCCGGGCTGCCACATCGCATGCTGCTTCGGCTGTTCGTCTCGGCGATCGTGGCGCGCTCGATGTCGGGCAGCGCGCCGATCTCATGCTCCTCGACGCCGACCCTACCGCCGATCTCGCCGCGGCCCGGATCCCGAACCAGATCTGGATCGGCGGGTCCGCGGTCGCTCGAGCCGACTGA
- a CDS encoding fumarylacetoacetate hydrolase family protein codes for MRISRIDTRYHVIDGDTAVDIATASNGRFAPDGFDIYERWAELTEWASTLPGDAYRPFDPDRLRAPVALPRQVFGIGLNYRDHAAESNLAEPDAPLVFTKFPTCITGPTATVTLPSDHVDWEVELVAVIGKRADHVAEDRGWDHIAGLTVGQDLSERKVQLAGPAPQFGLGKSFPGFGPTGPAVVSLDEIADPGNLEIGCSLGDEVLQKGNTSDLIFSVPELIARLSAICPLLPGDIIFTGTPAGVGGTRTPPRFLPRGATLVSYVEGLGELRNPLV; via the coding sequence ATGCGAATCAGCAGGATCGACACCCGCTACCACGTGATCGACGGTGACACCGCCGTCGATATCGCGACCGCGAGCAACGGACGTTTCGCCCCGGACGGTTTCGATATCTACGAACGCTGGGCCGAACTCACCGAATGGGCGAGCACGCTACCCGGCGACGCGTATCGGCCGTTCGACCCCGACCGGCTCCGAGCGCCGGTGGCGCTCCCGCGTCAGGTGTTCGGGATCGGCCTGAACTATCGTGACCACGCCGCCGAATCGAATCTCGCCGAACCCGACGCGCCGCTGGTGTTCACCAAGTTCCCGACCTGCATCACCGGCCCCACCGCGACCGTTACCCTGCCGTCGGACCATGTCGACTGGGAGGTCGAACTGGTCGCCGTGATCGGTAAACGCGCCGACCACGTCGCCGAGGACCGCGGCTGGGACCACATCGCGGGTTTGACCGTGGGACAAGACCTCTCCGAGCGGAAAGTCCAACTCGCCGGCCCCGCACCTCAGTTCGGGCTCGGCAAGTCGTTTCCCGGATTCGGCCCCACCGGCCCCGCCGTGGTATCGCTCGACGAGATCGCCGACCCGGGCAACCTCGAGATCGGCTGCTCCCTCGGTGACGAGGTTCTGCAGAAGGGCAACACCAGCGATCTGATCTTCTCCGTGCCCGAACTGATCGCCCGGCTCTCCGCGATCTGCCCGCTGCTTCCCGGCGACATCATCTTCACCGGAACCCCCGCCGGCGTCGGCGGCACCCGCACACCACCACGATTCCTGCCCCGCGGCGCCACCCTCGTCAGCTACGTCGAGGGTCTCGGCGAACTCCGAAACCCGCTGGTCTAG
- a CDS encoding nuclear transport factor 2 family protein yields MNVDNNNARGDTVAAEIADRERARTAALTAGRIDELPAFYDDRLIYTHSNGWRDDKQTLLARSTVGGLRYEQIEHRIEQVQLGGDIAVAIGTMHATVTVGVHTHGIASLTSTIWSRSTAGQPWVMLLFHATPRHTENLDDDVEPRPEPR; encoded by the coding sequence ATGAACGTCGACAACAACAATGCTCGCGGGGATACGGTTGCCGCCGAGATCGCCGATCGCGAACGCGCGCGGACCGCGGCGTTGACCGCCGGCCGGATCGACGAATTGCCAGCGTTCTACGACGACCGTCTGATCTACACCCATTCGAACGGCTGGCGTGACGACAAGCAAACATTGCTGGCGCGCTCGACCGTGGGCGGGCTGCGGTACGAGCAGATCGAGCACCGAATCGAGCAGGTGCAGTTGGGCGGCGACATCGCAGTGGCAATCGGCACCATGCACGCCACCGTCACCGTCGGCGTCCACACTCACGGTATCGCCTCGCTGACCTCGACGATTTGGTCACGGTCGACGGCCGGACAGCCATGGGTCATGTTGCTCTTTCACGCCACCCCGCGCCACACAGAAAATCTCGATGACGATGTCGAGCCGCGACCGGAACCTCGGTGA
- a CDS encoding amidohydrolase family protein, whose product MSTAGEPLIDVHAHFVTDRYVTAARTAGHEHPDGMPGWPTWKVGDHLALMDEGGIDTAMLSVSSPGTHFGDDRAARELSRGVNEFATDLVREHPRRFGHFANLPLPDVDGALREIAYALDVLGSDGVAVETNANGRYLGDVLFEPVWAELDRRHAVVFVHPTSPPGHEAVSSGRPRPMLEFLFDSARTAADLVFAGVFLRYPEISWVFTHGGGALPLLADRLELFRRLFDGGSPDDPTVQDQLRRLWFDMAGTPFPRQIPALTAAVGTDRLLYGSDYCWTPAPATAGQIASIDSAEQPHGDTWRALTTRNAHQLFPRLKGTAGERQAHRR is encoded by the coding sequence ATGAGCACAGCCGGCGAACCGCTTATCGATGTGCACGCGCATTTCGTCACCGACCGCTACGTGACCGCAGCGAGAACTGCCGGGCACGAGCATCCCGACGGGATGCCCGGCTGGCCCACTTGGAAAGTGGGCGACCATCTGGCGCTGATGGACGAAGGCGGGATCGACACCGCGATGTTGTCGGTGTCCTCGCCCGGTACGCACTTCGGTGACGACCGGGCCGCCCGCGAGCTTTCCCGGGGGGTCAACGAGTTCGCTACCGACCTGGTGCGCGAACATCCGCGGCGCTTCGGTCATTTCGCCAACCTGCCGCTGCCGGATGTGGACGGCGCGCTCCGGGAAATCGCCTATGCCCTCGATGTTCTCGGCAGCGACGGCGTCGCCGTGGAAACCAATGCGAACGGACGGTATCTCGGCGACGTTCTGTTCGAACCGGTGTGGGCCGAACTCGATCGCCGCCATGCCGTCGTCTTCGTACATCCGACGTCGCCACCGGGGCACGAGGCCGTCTCCTCGGGACGGCCGCGGCCGATGCTGGAGTTCTTGTTCGATTCCGCCCGCACCGCCGCCGACCTCGTCTTCGCCGGCGTCTTCCTGAGGTATCCCGAAATCTCGTGGGTCTTCACGCACGGCGGCGGCGCACTGCCGCTACTGGCCGACCGCCTGGAATTGTTCCGCCGGCTCTTCGACGGCGGCAGCCCGGACGACCCGACCGTCCAGGACCAGCTGCGCCGGCTGTGGTTCGACATGGCCGGCACCCCATTCCCGCGGCAGATCCCGGCCTTGACCGCCGCCGTCGGCACCGACCGCCTGCTGTACGGCAGCGACTACTGCTGGACCCCCGCACCCGCGACCGCAGGCCAGATAGCCTCGATCGATTCCGCCGAACAACCGCACGGTGACACGTGGCGCGCCCTGACCACCCGAAACGCGCACCAGCTCTTCCCTCGTCTGAAGGGCACCGCAGGTGAACGGCAAGCTCACCGTCGATGA